A DNA window from Vibrio cidicii contains the following coding sequences:
- the aroC gene encoding chorismate synthase, translating to MAGNSIGQHFRVTTFGESHGIALGCIVDGCPPGLEISEADIQIDLDRRRPGTSRYTTQRREPDEVKILSGVFEGKTTGTSIGLLIENTDQRSKDYSDIQDKFRPGHADYTYHQKYGIRDYRGGGRSSARETAMRVAAGAIAKKYLKQEFGVEIRAYLSQMGDIEIEKVDWNEIENNPFFCPDVDKVEAYDQLIRDLKKEGDSIGAKIQVVATNVPVGLGEPVFDRLDADIAHALMSINAVKGVEIGDGFAVVSQKGSQHRDTLSPQGFGSNHAGGILGGISTGQAIVANIALKPTSSITVPGDTINVQGEPTQLITKGRHDPCVGIRAVPIAEAMLAIVVMDHLLRHRGQNHGVTTATPKI from the coding sequence ATGGCAGGAAACAGTATCGGACAACATTTCCGAGTGACCACGTTCGGAGAAAGTCACGGTATCGCACTGGGATGTATCGTTGACGGATGTCCCCCAGGATTAGAAATTAGCGAAGCAGATATCCAAATCGATTTGGATCGTCGCCGTCCTGGCACATCACGCTATACCACCCAACGACGTGAACCGGACGAAGTGAAAATTCTCTCTGGTGTGTTTGAAGGCAAAACGACGGGCACTTCCATTGGTCTTCTGATTGAGAACACCGATCAGCGTTCGAAAGATTACTCAGACATCCAGGACAAGTTTCGTCCCGGGCATGCGGATTATACCTACCATCAGAAATACGGCATTCGTGATTATCGCGGTGGCGGCCGTTCGTCTGCGCGTGAAACTGCAATGCGAGTTGCGGCAGGCGCCATTGCCAAAAAGTACCTTAAACAGGAGTTTGGCGTAGAGATTCGTGCTTATCTGTCGCAAATGGGTGATATCGAGATCGAGAAAGTGGATTGGAACGAAATCGAAAACAACCCCTTTTTCTGTCCTGATGTCGACAAAGTAGAAGCTTATGACCAACTGATCCGCGACTTGAAAAAAGAGGGCGACTCGATTGGTGCCAAGATCCAAGTGGTAGCAACCAATGTCCCTGTCGGTTTAGGCGAACCAGTGTTTGATCGCCTCGATGCCGATATTGCCCACGCGTTGATGAGCATTAACGCGGTGAAGGGGGTTGAGATTGGCGATGGTTTTGCCGTGGTGAGCCAAAAAGGTAGCCAACATCGCGATACGTTGTCGCCACAAGGCTTTGGCAGCAACCATGCGGGCGGCATTCTTGGCGGCATTTCGACTGGGCAAGCGATTGTGGCCAATATTGCACTCAAACCAACCTCAAGCATTACCGTGCCGGGCGATACCATCAACGTGCAGGGCGAGCCGACCCAGTTGATCACTAAAGGTCGCCACGATCCTTGTGTGGGAATACGCGCCGTGCCAATCGCCGAAGCCATGCTGGCGATAGTGGTGATGGATCATCTGCTGCGTCACCGCGGTCAGAATCACGGTGTGACCACGGCGACACCGAAGATTTAG
- the sixA gene encoding phosphohistidine phosphatase SixA — translation MKVFIMRHGEAEHFAESDAQRALTSRGRLESDVVAMACAEQGFNHFDKVLVSPYLRAQQTWQAISHHFDAKTVQTCEDITPYGHADQVFDYLCALIEVEKPQHVLLVSHLPLVGYLTAEFVKDMPAPMFPTSGMVCIDFDPQTFRGEICFNLKA, via the coding sequence ATGAAAGTATTTATTATGCGTCATGGTGAAGCGGAACATTTCGCGGAAAGTGATGCGCAGCGTGCATTAACCAGTCGTGGGCGTTTGGAGTCGGATGTGGTGGCTATGGCATGCGCTGAGCAAGGTTTCAATCACTTCGACAAAGTGTTGGTTAGTCCTTACTTACGTGCTCAGCAAACTTGGCAAGCGATTAGTCACCATTTTGACGCCAAAACTGTACAAACCTGCGAGGACATCACGCCATACGGTCACGCTGATCAGGTGTTTGATTACTTGTGTGCGTTGATTGAAGTGGAAAAACCACAACATGTTCTGCTGGTTTCGCATCTGCCTTTGGTGGGGTATTTGACCGCCGAGTTTGTTAAAGATATGCCAGCGCCCATGTTCCCGACCTCTGGCATGGTGTGTATCGATTTCGACCCGCAAACTTTTCGTGGCGAAATCTGTTTTAACCTCAAAGCGTAA
- the mnmC gene encoding bifunctional tRNA (5-methylaminomethyl-2-thiouridine)(34)-methyltransferase MnmD/FAD-dependent 5-carboxymethylaminomethyl-2-thiouridine(34) oxidoreductase MnmC, with protein sequence MTTITNAQLGWNEVGTPVSDQFDDVYFSNVNGLEETRYVFLQQNLIPQRWQEFDQRRFVIGETGFGTGLNFLAVWQYFSQFRQANPDAALKELHFISFEKYPLSKADLIKAHQAWPELAEFAEKLHRHYPIAVPECHRIILDDGAVTLDLWLGDIKECMPLVPHTESGLIDTWFLDGFAPSKNPEMWNQTLFNNMAKLAKQDCRVATFTSAGFVRRGLIEAGFAMKKVKGFGTKREMIAGALEAKKPHTSHLPWFERFGASQTGDIAIIGGGIASATLAKALVQRGQKVTLYCQEAQAAEGASGNRQGAVYPLLNGSHTGVSRVFAPAFLFARQFIEQAAEQICFDHDWCGVTQLMWDDKSKKKLANMLEGNFDPQLISALSPEQTAQTIGLPIDMASVHYPLGGWLCPAQLTQGLIAQLQQNSLFTAHFNQHIESLSWLESRQVWQLGSHAEQFEHAVVVVANGHQFQTFTQTADLPLGQVKGQVSHVPTTDDLRQLHSVLCYDGYLTPHNPANQEHCIGASYDRLQLDTQFDPVAQKENGERLVKCVPNQAWPQQVDTSGNSSRQGIRCVSRDHLPFVGNVGDLQEIKAQYQDLQGKEDAEVTPIHHYPNLFCLLGLGSRGLSSAPLMAEVLASEICGDPIPLPTDVLESLHPSRMWVRKLRKGKAITEL encoded by the coding sequence ATGACCACCATTACCAATGCTCAACTGGGTTGGAACGAAGTTGGCACCCCAGTTTCTGACCAATTCGACGATGTCTACTTCTCCAACGTCAATGGCCTTGAAGAAACGCGCTATGTGTTTCTCCAGCAAAACCTTATCCCACAAAGATGGCAGGAATTTGACCAAAGACGTTTCGTGATTGGAGAAACCGGTTTTGGTACTGGGCTGAATTTTCTCGCGGTTTGGCAGTATTTTAGCCAGTTTCGCCAAGCCAATCCTGACGCGGCCCTCAAAGAGCTGCACTTTATCAGCTTTGAGAAATACCCACTGAGCAAAGCCGATTTAATCAAAGCCCATCAAGCATGGCCTGAACTGGCGGAGTTTGCCGAAAAACTGCATCGCCACTACCCGATTGCGGTGCCGGAATGTCATCGCATCATTTTAGACGACGGTGCGGTGACACTGGATCTGTGGCTTGGCGATATTAAAGAGTGCATGCCGCTGGTGCCACACACAGAAAGCGGCTTGATTGATACATGGTTTCTCGATGGGTTTGCCCCGAGCAAAAACCCAGAAATGTGGAATCAAACCTTGTTTAACAACATGGCGAAACTCGCCAAACAAGATTGCCGTGTGGCGACGTTTACCTCAGCTGGCTTTGTACGTCGTGGCCTTATCGAAGCGGGTTTTGCGATGAAAAAGGTCAAAGGTTTTGGCACCAAACGCGAAATGATTGCGGGCGCCTTGGAAGCAAAAAAACCACACACCAGCCATTTGCCTTGGTTTGAGCGCTTCGGCGCAAGCCAAACGGGTGACATTGCCATCATCGGCGGCGGTATCGCTAGCGCCACACTGGCCAAAGCGCTGGTTCAGCGCGGGCAAAAAGTGACTTTATATTGCCAAGAGGCGCAAGCAGCCGAAGGGGCTTCGGGCAATCGTCAAGGTGCCGTCTATCCGCTGCTTAACGGCTCACACACTGGCGTGTCACGCGTGTTTGCCCCCGCGTTTCTTTTTGCTCGCCAGTTTATTGAACAAGCCGCAGAGCAAATCTGTTTTGACCACGATTGGTGTGGTGTTACTCAACTGATGTGGGATGACAAGAGCAAAAAGAAACTGGCAAACATGCTGGAGGGAAATTTCGACCCGCAGTTAATCAGCGCACTCTCGCCCGAGCAAACTGCACAGACTATCGGTTTGCCAATCGACATGGCGTCAGTGCACTATCCACTTGGCGGTTGGTTATGCCCAGCGCAGCTGACCCAAGGTTTGATTGCACAGTTGCAACAAAACTCGCTCTTCACTGCCCATTTCAACCAACATATTGAGTCGCTAAGCTGGCTTGAGAGCCGTCAGGTTTGGCAACTTGGCAGCCATGCTGAACAATTTGAGCACGCGGTCGTGGTCGTTGCCAATGGTCACCAATTCCAAACCTTTACCCAAACAGCGGATCTGCCGCTTGGCCAAGTAAAAGGTCAGGTGAGCCACGTCCCGACAACTGACGATCTGCGCCAACTCCATTCGGTGCTGTGTTATGACGGTTATCTAACCCCGCACAACCCCGCTAACCAAGAACACTGTATTGGCGCAAGCTACGATCGCTTACAGCTCGATACTCAATTTGATCCAGTCGCGCAAAAAGAGAATGGCGAAAGGCTGGTCAAGTGTGTTCCCAACCAAGCTTGGCCGCAACAAGTGGATACCTCGGGCAACTCATCACGCCAAGGCATTCGCTGCGTGAGCCGGGATCATCTGCCTTTTGTTGGCAATGTCGGCGATTTACAAGAGATCAAAGCGCAATATCAGGATCTGCAAGGAAAAGAGGATGCGGAGGTCACGCCAATCCACCACTACCCGAATCTCTTTTGTCTACTCGGGCTTGGTTCGCGTGGTCTAAGCTCTGCGCCACTGATGGCTGAGGTGCTGGCATCAGAAATCTGCGGCGACCCTATCCCGTTGCCAACGGATGTACTTGAAAGTCTGCACCCAAGCCGCATGTGGGTGCGCAAGCTTCGCAAAGGCAAAGCTATCACTGAGCTTTAA
- the fabB gene encoding beta-ketoacyl-ACP synthase I: MKRVVITGMGIVSSIGNNVEEVLASLKAGQSGITASEQFKEKGLRSQVWGDLKINPADHIDRKQMRFMGDAAAYAYLSMEQAIADAGLTEEQVSNDRTGIVAGSGGASSLNQAIAVDTLREKGVKRIGPYMVPRTMSSTVSACLATPFKIRGVNYTMSSACATSAHCIGHAAELIQLGKQDIVFAGGGEELDWTLTMMFDAMGALSTKYNETPDKASRTYDADRDGFVISGGGGMLVVEELEHALARGAKIYGEIVGYGATSDGYDMVAPSGEGAVRCMKMAMQDVDRIDYINTHGTSTPVGDVKELGAIQEIFSANSPAISATKAMTGHALGAAGVHEAIYSTLMLHHNFIAPSINIENLDAAAEGLDIVTEMREAELNTVMSNSFGFGGTNATLVIKKYQG; the protein is encoded by the coding sequence ATGAAACGAGTCGTAATCACCGGTATGGGTATTGTTTCAAGTATCGGTAACAACGTCGAAGAAGTTTTGGCGTCGTTAAAGGCAGGTCAATCTGGTATCACTGCGTCTGAGCAGTTTAAAGAGAAAGGCTTGCGTTCCCAAGTTTGGGGTGATCTGAAAATTAACCCTGCTGACCATATTGATCGCAAACAGATGCGCTTTATGGGTGACGCGGCAGCTTATGCTTATCTTTCTATGGAGCAGGCGATTGCGGATGCAGGCCTGACAGAAGAGCAAGTTTCTAACGACCGTACAGGTATCGTTGCGGGTTCTGGTGGTGCATCGTCACTTAACCAAGCGATCGCGGTTGACACTCTGCGCGAAAAAGGCGTGAAGCGTATTGGTCCTTACATGGTGCCACGTACTATGTCTTCCACGGTTTCAGCGTGTTTGGCGACCCCATTTAAGATTCGCGGTGTGAACTACACCATGAGTTCAGCCTGTGCGACTTCAGCACACTGTATTGGCCACGCTGCAGAGCTTATCCAACTTGGCAAACAAGATATCGTGTTTGCAGGTGGTGGTGAAGAGCTTGATTGGACATTAACCATGATGTTCGATGCGATGGGCGCACTTTCGACCAAGTACAACGAAACGCCAGATAAAGCGTCTCGTACTTACGATGCGGACCGCGATGGCTTCGTTATCTCTGGTGGTGGCGGCATGTTAGTTGTCGAAGAGCTGGAACACGCCCTAGCACGTGGCGCGAAAATTTACGGCGAGATCGTCGGCTACGGTGCGACTTCTGATGGTTACGACATGGTCGCACCATCTGGTGAAGGCGCAGTGCGTTGTATGAAGATGGCGATGCAAGATGTGGATCGCATCGACTACATCAATACCCACGGCACTTCAACGCCAGTGGGCGATGTGAAAGAGCTTGGCGCTATTCAAGAGATCTTCTCGGCCAACAGCCCAGCGATTTCAGCGACTAAAGCCATGACCGGCCATGCACTTGGCGCTGCAGGTGTGCATGAAGCGATCTATTCAACCTTGATGTTGCACCACAACTTTATCGCACCAAGCATCAATATCGAAAACCTAGACGCTGCGGCTGAAGGCCTTGATATTGTGACTGAAATGCGTGAAGCAGAATTGAATACAGTGATGTCGAACAGCTTTGGTTTCGGTGGTACCAATGCGACTTTGGTGATTAAAAAATACCAAGGTTAA
- the prmB gene encoding 50S ribosomal protein L3 N(5)-glutamine methyltransferase, which produces MDKIFVEEAVSELHTLQDMIRWTVSRFNAANLFYGHGTDNAWDEAVQLILPTLYLPIDVPPHVLNSRLTSSERLRIVERVIKRINERTPTAYLTNKAWFCGLEFFVDERVLVPRSPIGELIQAQFQPWLIEEPTRIMDLCTGSGCIAIACAHAFPDAEVDAIDISVDALAVAEQNIQDHGMEQQVFPIRSDLFRDLPKEKYDLIVTNPPYVDQEDMNSLPREFTHEPELGLAAGTDGLKLVRRILANAPDYLTEQGILICEVGNSMVHMMEQYQHIPFTWIEFENGGHGVFMLTRDQLVEHAEDFRLYKD; this is translated from the coding sequence TTGGATAAGATTTTTGTAGAAGAAGCGGTTTCTGAGCTTCATACCCTTCAAGATATGATTCGTTGGACAGTCAGCCGCTTCAATGCAGCCAACCTGTTTTATGGCCACGGCACAGATAATGCGTGGGATGAAGCCGTTCAGCTGATTCTACCAACCCTTTATTTACCGATTGATGTGCCTCCGCATGTGCTTAACTCTCGCCTAACCAGCAGTGAGCGCCTGCGTATTGTTGAGCGCGTTATCAAACGCATTAACGAACGCACACCGACGGCTTATCTCACCAACAAAGCGTGGTTCTGTGGCCTAGAGTTTTTTGTTGATGAGCGCGTTCTGGTGCCTCGTTCGCCAATCGGCGAGCTTATCCAAGCGCAGTTCCAGCCTTGGTTGATTGAAGAACCTACGCGCATTATGGACCTTTGCACGGGCAGCGGCTGTATTGCGATTGCTTGCGCCCACGCCTTCCCAGATGCCGAAGTGGATGCTATTGATATCTCCGTTGACGCACTTGCGGTTGCCGAGCAGAACATCCAAGACCACGGCATGGAGCAGCAAGTGTTCCCAATCCGTTCGGATCTGTTCCGTGATCTGCCAAAAGAGAAATACGACCTAATCGTGACCAACCCACCGTATGTTGATCAAGAAGACATGAACAGCCTACCGCGTGAATTTACCCACGAACCGGAACTGGGATTGGCGGCAGGAACGGACGGCCTGAAACTGGTACGCCGTATTTTAGCCAATGCGCCAGATTATCTCACCGAGCAAGGTATTCTGATTTGTGAAGTGGGCAACTCCATGGTGCACATGATGGAGCAGTACCAACACATTCCATTTACGTGGATTGAATTTGAAAATGGCGGCCACGGTGTCTTTATGCTGACCCGTGATCAGTTGGTTGAGCACGCGGAAGATTTCCGTCTGTACAAAGACTGA
- a CDS encoding SDR family NAD(P)-dependent oxidoreductase, whose amino-acid sequence MKQKTYLVTGGSAGIGLATTKTLLAQGDRVIITGRNKEKLASVAQSLSGDLHWLVADSGKLSDLQALGSMLQQENWHLDGVVLNAGVYQPNVVGESTEEAFDYTFDINVKGTFFTIQSLLPVLKKGSSLVVISSLVVEKAFAKSSFYMASKSALEGLIAGLSLDLADSNIRINSIQPGVTATEIQGKSGMDEAQINELHQWMSSTPLGRILVPEDIVPSICFLLGDGFRRDAAC is encoded by the coding sequence ATGAAACAAAAAACGTATTTGGTCACGGGCGGTAGTGCGGGGATCGGTCTTGCAACGACTAAGACGCTATTAGCGCAAGGTGACCGTGTGATTATTACCGGAAGAAACAAAGAGAAACTGGCCAGTGTGGCGCAATCGCTCTCCGGCGATCTGCACTGGCTGGTGGCTGACAGCGGAAAACTGTCTGATCTTCAGGCGCTGGGCAGCATGCTGCAACAGGAAAACTGGCATTTGGATGGCGTGGTCTTGAACGCCGGAGTGTACCAGCCAAATGTGGTAGGCGAGTCGACCGAAGAAGCGTTTGACTACACCTTTGATATCAATGTTAAAGGGACTTTCTTTACCATTCAGTCACTGCTCCCTGTGCTGAAAAAAGGATCAAGCTTGGTGGTGATTTCCAGTTTGGTGGTGGAGAAAGCGTTTGCCAAATCGAGCTTTTACATGGCCAGTAAATCTGCATTAGAAGGGCTGATTGCCGGATTGAGTCTGGATCTGGCGGATAGCAATATTCGCATCAATTCGATTCAACCTGGAGTGACTGCTACAGAAATTCAAGGAAAATCGGGGATGGACGAGGCGCAGATTAATGAATTACATCAATGGATGTCATCCACTCCGCTTGGGCGCATTTTAGTGCCGGAGGATATTGTGCCGTCGATCTGTTTTCTACTAGGTGACGGTTTCCGTCGGGATGCGGCATGCTAA
- a CDS encoding LysR family transcriptional regulator, translated as MSINQRILSLLPLLHQVIEQGSFQQAAKQLHLPRSSVSKKIMQLEALLGQPVLHRTTRQLRLTELGEELLSLSHGLPTLLTEIDSLLDSAQTTPSGNG; from the coding sequence ATGTCCATCAACCAACGTATATTGAGCTTACTCCCTTTGTTGCATCAAGTGATTGAGCAAGGCAGTTTTCAACAAGCCGCTAAGCAGCTCCATCTCCCTCGCTCCTCCGTTAGTAAAAAAATCATGCAACTGGAAGCGCTTTTGGGGCAACCCGTTTTGCATCGCACAACACGACAGCTAAGGCTCACTGAGCTAGGCGAGGAGCTGCTCAGTCTCAGTCACGGCTTACCGACTTTACTGACAGAGATAGATTCGCTGCTCGACAGTGCTCAAACGACACCATCGGGAAACGGTTAA
- a CDS encoding trimeric intracellular cation channel family protein, with product MLLSVLYVIGITAEAMTGALSAGRRKMDWFGVMLVASATAIGGGTVRDILLGHYPLGWVKNPEFLAITCVAGILTTGLAKWVIKLKGLFIRLDALGLIVFSIIGTKVAIGMGLHPGICMVSALVTGVFGGLLRDLICRQTPLVLHEELYASVALIASGLYLLLLEFNIPDVTATIITLITGYLLRMAAVRFKWRLPSFHLDAESSVH from the coding sequence ATGTTATTGAGTGTTTTATATGTCATCGGCATCACGGCAGAAGCGATGACAGGTGCTTTGAGCGCCGGACGCAGAAAAATGGATTGGTTTGGGGTGATGTTGGTTGCAAGTGCAACAGCAATTGGCGGGGGCACAGTGCGGGACATTCTGCTCGGCCACTACCCACTCGGCTGGGTAAAGAACCCGGAATTTCTTGCCATTACTTGCGTGGCGGGGATCTTAACCACTGGGCTGGCAAAGTGGGTCATTAAACTCAAGGGGCTATTTATCCGCTTAGATGCGCTTGGGCTGATTGTTTTTAGCATCATCGGTACTAAAGTTGCCATAGGGATGGGCCTGCACCCCGGAATTTGTATGGTCTCGGCGTTAGTGACTGGCGTTTTTGGTGGCCTGCTGCGCGATTTGATCTGTCGTCAAACACCCTTGGTGCTGCATGAAGAGCTCTATGCCTCTGTTGCTTTAATCGCCTCTGGCCTCTATCTGCTGTTACTGGAGTTCAACATCCCCGATGTCACCGCAACCATAATTACCTTGATTACTGGCTATCTGCTGCGCATGGCGGCAGTGCGTTTTAAATGGCGTCTGCCTTCGTTTCACCTTGATGCCGAATCTTCCGTGCATTAG
- the smrB gene encoding endonuclease SmrB: MSNKDNDLDDDLSIFREAVQGVKKLRQDTIIQQPNRNTKQKEIKRVSREASDAEFYFSDEFVPLLSEEGPTRYARDGISTYEVKRLRRGVYVPDVFLDMHGMTQQEAKRELGAMIAYCVKNEVHCACVQHGIGKHILKQKTPLWLAQHPDVLAFHQAPLEFGGDGALLVLLSIPEK, from the coding sequence ATGAGTAACAAAGACAACGACCTTGATGACGATCTCTCGATATTCCGGGAAGCAGTACAGGGCGTAAAAAAGTTGCGTCAGGATACCATAATCCAGCAACCAAACAGAAACACTAAACAAAAAGAAATCAAGCGGGTGAGCCGGGAAGCCAGCGACGCAGAGTTCTATTTTTCTGACGAGTTTGTCCCGCTTCTCAGTGAAGAAGGCCCAACGCGTTATGCTCGCGATGGCATCTCTACTTACGAGGTAAAACGGTTAAGGCGCGGCGTATACGTCCCCGATGTCTTTTTGGATATGCATGGCATGACCCAACAAGAAGCCAAACGCGAACTGGGGGCGATGATCGCCTATTGTGTGAAAAACGAAGTGCACTGTGCGTGTGTGCAACACGGCATTGGTAAACACATCCTTAAACAGAAAACCCCTCTTTGGCTTGCGCAGCATCCAGATGTGCTGGCATTTCACCAAGCGCCCTTGGAATTTGGCGGAGATGGCGCATTGCTGGTACTGCTCTCCATTCCTGAAAAATAA
- a CDS encoding elongation factor P hydroxylase: protein MTHNYQDLIEIFNQTFFADYNTKLELGGDEPIYLPADSQTPYHRIIFARGFYASALHEIAHWCVAGPERRLLEDFGYWYEPDGRTAEVQAAFEQVEVRPQAYEWILALSAGFPFNVSCDNLHGDFEPDRLGFMHKVHAQVMAILQAGLPVRVKMLSDALRAFYAIKPLEATDFIVK from the coding sequence ATGACTCACAACTATCAAGATCTGATTGAGATTTTTAACCAGACTTTTTTTGCTGACTACAATACTAAGCTGGAGCTGGGCGGCGATGAGCCAATCTATTTACCCGCTGATAGCCAAACTCCCTACCACCGCATCATTTTCGCCCGTGGCTTTTATGCTTCTGCTTTGCATGAGATCGCGCATTGGTGCGTCGCTGGACCAGAACGTCGTTTGTTGGAAGACTTTGGCTACTGGTATGAACCGGATGGACGGACCGCCGAAGTGCAGGCGGCATTTGAGCAAGTGGAAGTGCGCCCGCAAGCCTACGAGTGGATTCTGGCGCTCAGTGCTGGCTTCCCTTTTAATGTCAGTTGTGACAATCTACACGGCGATTTCGAGCCAGACAGGCTTGGTTTTATGCACAAAGTGCACGCGCAGGTGATGGCCATTTTGCAAGCAGGATTGCCTGTGCGCGTTAAGATGCTTTCTGACGCTCTACGCGCGTTTTATGCCATCAAGCCGCTGGAAGCGACCGATTTTATCGTTAAATAA
- a CDS encoding substrate binding domain-containing protein, with product MLKRHHRETVKISSATLFGQQALIPEIKALRALYPNIAIQLSFDDSFTDLIAQNIDIAIRVGHLPDSQQVAKIIGHKQRCFAASPHYLSLWGRPTHPKQLAQHQCIIFKTPSSTHDHWAFQEKDQDTVTSAKVSSTLTTDDVRSMVDLARLDNGIIYADLTLLQPWLQNGELIEVLSDYVPAKQEPIQLLCIGRSSRSRAATVIWEELAKRLPPRLAGEN from the coding sequence GTGCTCAAACGACACCATCGGGAAACGGTTAAAATCAGCAGTGCAACTTTGTTCGGCCAGCAAGCGCTGATACCTGAAATTAAAGCACTGCGCGCGTTATATCCCAACATCGCCATACAACTGAGTTTCGATGACAGCTTTACCGACCTCATCGCTCAAAATATTGATATTGCTATTCGCGTCGGGCACCTGCCAGATTCTCAACAAGTGGCGAAAATCATTGGTCATAAACAGCGCTGTTTCGCTGCAAGTCCTCATTATTTGAGCCTTTGGGGACGGCCAACACACCCTAAACAACTGGCGCAGCATCAGTGCATTATTTTTAAAACGCCCAGCAGCACGCACGATCACTGGGCTTTTCAGGAAAAAGATCAAGATACGGTTACTTCGGCTAAGGTGTCATCTACTCTGACGACTGACGATGTGCGAAGTATGGTGGATTTAGCACGGCTAGATAACGGCATTATTTATGCCGATCTCACCTTATTGCAGCCTTGGTTACAAAATGGGGAATTAATTGAGGTGTTGAGTGACTATGTTCCGGCTAAGCAAGAACCCATTCAGCTATTATGCATTGGGCGCTCTAGCCGCAGCCGAGCTGCGACCGTCATCTGGGAGGAGCTAGCGAAACGACTTCCTCCCAGACTGGCCGGTGAAAACTAA